The nucleotide window GAGATCACGGTTGTAGGTGAGCGGGAGCCCCTTCACGGCCATCGACAGGGCAGCAAGTGAACCGAACACCCGGCCCGATTTTCCACGCATCAGTTCGGCCACGTCGGGGTTCCGCTTCTGCGGCATTAGGGACGATCCGCTCGTGTAGGGTTCGGCGAGCCGTACAAAACCGAACTCGGCCGACGACCAGAGGACCAGCTCCTCGGCGAGCCGTGACAGATGCAGCGCCGACAGGTTCGCCACGGAGAGGAACTCGACGATGGGGTCGCGGTCGGCGACCGCGTCCATCGAGTTGCGTGTGACACCGTCAAAACCCAGCTCTTTTGCCACGCCCTCGCGGTCCAGGGCATAGGGCGATCCGGCGATGGCGCCGGAGCCGAGCGGCAGCAGGTTGACCCGCTTCCGGGCGTCGAGGAGCCGCTCCCGGTCCCGCCAGAACATCGCGGCGTAGGCAAGAAGATGATGGGCGAGGCTTACCGGCTGGGCCCGCTGGAGGTGTGTGTAGCCGGGGAGCACGGTGTCCACCTGCCCGGCGGCGGTTTTCACGAAGGCTGCCACGAGGTCTTTGAGGAGCTCCACCGTGTGGTCAATCCGGTCCCTCAGGTACAGGCGCACGTCAACGGCCACCTGGTCATTGCGTGACCGGGCCGTGTGGAGCCGCCCGCCGGCCACGCCGATCCGGCGGGTCAGTTCCTTCTCGATGTTCATGTGAACATCTTCGGCGTCCGGATCCCAGCGGAACCGTCCGGCCGCGATATCCCGCCCGATGGCCTCAAGGCCTGCGACGATCTTTCTCGCGTCGGCGGGAGGGATAATCTTCTGGCGGCCAAGCATCCGGGCGTGGGAGATGGAGCCACGGACATCATAGGGGGCCAGTTTTGAATCGAAATGGACCGAGGCCATGTATGCCTCGGCCTCCGGATCGCGGCCTTCGCTGAACCGTCCGCCCCAGAGCCGGACCGGCTTCGCGCCTTTGGCCTTTCGTTTCTGGCGGCTGCCGCGCTTCATCCCGTGCGGACTACCTTTGGGGCGTGGCGAGCGTCAAGGGGAGTGGTGTTCCCATACGATACGGCTGTTTATATAGCCTTCGTGCGTTCTGGTTTCCCGAGTGCGGAAAGACTAACTTGCTGCCGGTTATGGCCAACATACTCGTAGTTGACGACGCGCCCGAAACGCTCGCCATCATGAAGAAGGCGCTCGGGATGATCAGCCATCAGGTGACGACCTGCGCGAATCCGCTCCAGGCCCTTGAGCGGCTGGGGTCGGAGAAGTTCGATCTCGTGTTCCTCGACATCATGATGCCCGGCATGGACGGCCTTGAACTGTGCCAGAAGATCCGGGCCGGGGAGCTGAACCGGGATGTGAAGATCGTCATCTTCTCGGCCAAGAGCGATACCGAGCTGGTCCGCCTCGCCAAGACCTTCGGTGCCGACTTCTACCTTTCCAAGCCCGCCCAGGTGGCCAAGATTCACGAAATCACCCGCCGCATGGTTGGTGGGTGAGGTTCTTGCCGTTCTGGGAATAAAAGCATCCCTGCCGTGTATCGGGGCAGCAGCAGAAATAGGCCTCGCGTAAATTTTCCGAAAATGTAATTATTTACCGAAATGACTACGCGGTGCTTCT belongs to Deltaproteobacteria bacterium and includes:
- the argH gene encoding argininosuccinate lyase, which codes for MKRGSRQKRKAKGAKPVRLWGGRFSEGRDPEAEAYMASVHFDSKLAPYDVRGSISHARMLGRQKIIPPADARKIVAGLEAIGRDIAAGRFRWDPDAEDVHMNIEKELTRRIGVAGGRLHTARSRNDQVAVDVRLYLRDRIDHTVELLKDLVAAFVKTAAGQVDTVLPGYTHLQRAQPVSLAHHLLAYAAMFWRDRERLLDARKRVNLLPLGSGAIAGSPYALDREGVAKELGFDGVTRNSMDAVADRDPIVEFLSVANLSALHLSRLAEELVLWSSAEFGFVRLAEPYTSGSSLMPQKRNPDVAELMRGKSGRVFGSLAALSMAVKGLPLTYNRDLQEDKEPLFDAAETWTAGLTLAARMIRTARFNAQAMRAAVSDPLLLATDLADILVGEGMPFREAHEEVGKLVAFCEKSGRSFTGLDDAALRKAGSKIRKWMLGELSPLDAVDARAVTGGTARREVRKELARWQKLLPEPAQKRTR
- a CDS encoding response regulator, coding for MANILVVDDAPETLAIMKKALGMISHQVTTCANPLQALERLGSEKFDLVFLDIMMPGMDGLELCQKIRAGELNRDVKIVIFSAKSDTELVRLAKTFGADFYLSKPAQVAKIHEITRRMVGG